The DNA window AACTAGCAGAAAGCAAGTACCTTGAGGCTACAAAGCACATAAATATTGATATACTGCCAAATTGGTGTTGGAAGTACATATGTCGTCAAATATTGAAACAATTTTTTGAGAGGATAATGCACATTTATTAGAGAACACTGAAGTAAGCAACCTTGCACATGGGGGCAACCAAAATGGCGCCATCCCAATATGTGGGTTCCTTCCTGTGAAGCATCAGAACAACTGCTCCCCCCATTGACTCGCCAAGCAAGAATCTCTGTTTTCTCCTGTGCTCTGCTTTCTCTAGTACAAAGGagaaatatgatatatttctcaatctaaattttataatcaatCCCCACTCGTATCAATCttcttatatatacatgtaataCTTGTTAGGAAAGTGTGTGGATTTCTAGTGCTCTGTAGTTCTACATGTATCATTTTCtcaaaagagaaataaaatacttTCAAAAGAGAATCTTCGTTTGTGgagataatataattttatttgaaactcaCATCTAATCTAAGTAAATTAccgatataattatatttttcttaactaAAATCTTGTCCAATGTATGGCTTACTAGCTCCATAAACTATGGAGATGGAGAGGCGTAGTTAGACAAggttatttaatattgaaattaGTTATATGGTTCCCTATGTACTTAATGACATATATCATATCTGAATTTTGTGATAGTATTTTAACAAACATGGATATCAATAATGTGCGGTTTCATGATTTTAGAACTAGAATTTGCAACATACCTCCTTTGCTCATAATACATAGTTTTAAATTAAGCATATaagacataaaaaatacatactaTTTCATTATAACACTATCACTTGCACTAAAtggcatttatttttataggagGCTAACTTTGCAACAAAGATGGGATGAATATCcaaaataatactccctccatgcaTGAATGTATGACGTTGgttcaattttgaactaaccaacgtccTACAAATAAAATGGGAGGGAGTATGAGTCAGGCCAATTAACTTATGTTCAACATACCGCAAATAGTTGTAAAATAACTGGAGCAATCAGACACAACATCGTTGAAGCTGTTAATATAGCCTTGAAGACCATCGGACTTTCCATGGCCCTCATAATCCAACCCATGCACCACAAATCCAGCCTCTGCCAAGCGCCTGCCTGTGCCTGAGTGATCAATAATCCATCAACTTACTCCTAgttcaatgttttttttgttatgccttaatattaatatataattaaaataaaactacacaagcaaaaaagagaaagatatCATATTATTGTTTAACATGTCACATATATTTACACTTGTGTAATGTTCATTTGGAATCAACAAATGTGCTTTTTATAATCCTTATATAGGAACTGTAAGatacaaaaaaattagtgcTAAGTTTTTCAGATCAAGATCAAGATCAAGATACTAAGTTATACCATAAATTTACACTATAGATTATAATACTTGATGGTAGCTCCTAAAGGGCCATAAAATATCTCTCAGCACTTTATTCAagctattttaatttatataattacattGAAGGAACAACAACAGTTATATTACTTACCTCTCATTGAAATACTGCACTCCATTGCATATCCTAAAACATTCGAGCAAATAGAATGATAGTAAGAGGGTATAACAACAAATTATCCCATGTGTTTAGCTACCACTGCACTTAAAATTTCAGAGTAGCATATTATTAGTAGCTTGGATTACCATGGCATAGGAAGACTAGAGCTTTTGATTCATTATTTAAAGGGCTCCATTGGCATGCAAAGAGTTTCATTCCACGCATATTTGAAACATATTCCTGCATG is part of the Oryza brachyantha chromosome 11, ObraRS2, whole genome shotgun sequence genome and encodes:
- the LOC107305540 gene encoding caffeoylshikimate esterase-like isoform X3, producing MASFKLEMAEDTIKYEEEYVSNMRGMKLFACQWSPLNNESKALVFLCHGYAMECSISMRGTGRRLAEAGFVVHGLDYEGHGKSDGLQGYINSFNDVVSDCSSYFTTICEKAEHRRKQRFLLGESMGGAVVLMLHRKEPTYWDGAILVAPMCKVRNNPYCYKGRPRLKTGYELFMASLDIESNLDKVTLPFIIVHGGDDAVTDPSVSEALYTLAESKDKMMKLYPGMCHALTSGEPTENIDVVFADIIRWLDERASSPRAAIL